Proteins from a single region of bacterium:
- a CDS encoding aminoacetone oxidase family FAD-binding enzyme: MGHEHWDIVVVGAGAAGLAAAICAAEAGATRRLLLIEGAKKPGAKILVSGGGRCNVTNEQVTPEDYWGGSRAIIRNVLAQFDDQQTRRWFASLGVELKREPEGKYFPVSDRAQTVLDALLGRVGQLGITLWTGTRVREIVPEDGRIALGLSDGQRIVAQRVVVACGGLALPKSGSDGAGLEMMRALGHAIVPTTPALTPLVLRRGPSLGGRFAEFSGIAIDATLRLCRRGHARPLVTQSGALLFTHFGLSGPAAMNLSRHWLRERLEHPQIALDVFVGSSQFDSTEQADAWLLEQTHLFPTRHLASALTTVYPERLAAAIAGEANPRLSQLAARDRRETAHLLTALPVEVTGARDYSHAEATAGGVALNEIDYRTMQSRKVPGLFLCGEILDVDGRIGGFNFQWAWSSGYVAGRGAAQF; the protein is encoded by the coding sequence GGTCGGCGCGGGAGCGGCCGGGTTGGCGGCGGCGATCTGCGCGGCCGAGGCGGGCGCCACGCGGCGATTGCTGCTCATTGAGGGGGCCAAGAAGCCGGGCGCGAAGATTCTGGTCTCGGGCGGGGGGCGCTGCAATGTCACCAACGAGCAGGTGACGCCGGAGGACTACTGGGGTGGATCGCGCGCGATCATCCGCAATGTGCTGGCGCAGTTCGATGACCAGCAGACGCGCCGGTGGTTTGCTTCGTTGGGAGTCGAACTGAAGCGGGAGCCGGAGGGGAAGTACTTCCCGGTGTCCGACCGGGCGCAGACGGTGCTCGACGCGCTGCTGGGGCGTGTCGGGCAGCTAGGAATCACGCTCTGGACGGGGACACGGGTGCGGGAGATTGTGCCGGAGGATGGGCGGATTGCGCTGGGTCTCTCCGACGGGCAGCGCATCGTGGCGCAGCGGGTGGTCGTGGCCTGCGGCGGACTGGCGTTGCCGAAATCGGGCAGCGACGGCGCCGGGCTGGAGATGATGCGCGCGTTGGGCCATGCGATTGTGCCGACGACGCCGGCGCTGACGCCCCTGGTGTTGCGTCGCGGGCCGTCCCTGGGCGGACGCTTCGCCGAGTTTTCCGGCATCGCCATCGACGCGACGTTGAGACTGTGCCGCCGCGGACACGCCAGACCCCTGGTGACTCAATCCGGCGCGCTGTTGTTTACGCATTTCGGGTTGTCGGGGCCGGCGGCGATGAATCTATCGCGCCACTGGCTGCGCGAGCGGCTGGAACATCCCCAGATCGCGCTCGACGTATTTGTCGGATCGTCGCAATTCGACTCAACCGAGCAAGCCGATGCGTGGCTTCTGGAGCAGACGCATCTGTTTCCGACACGCCATCTGGCATCGGCGCTGACCACGGTGTACCCGGAGCGATTGGCGGCGGCGATCGCCGGTGAGGCCAATCCACGGTTGTCGCAACTGGCCGCGCGCGATCGTCGCGAGACGGCGCATCTGCTGACAGCGCTTCCGGTGGAGGTCACCGGCGCGCGCGATTACAGCCACGCCGAAGCGACCGCGGGCGGTGTCGCGCTCAACGAGATCGATTACCGCACGATGCAATCGCGCAAGGTCCCCGGACTCTTCCTTTGCGGCGAGATTCTCGATGTCGACGGCCGGATCGGCGGATTCAATTTCCAATGGGCTTGGTCGAGCGGGTATGTCGCGGGACGCGGGGCCGCGCAGTTCTGA